In Erigeron canadensis isolate Cc75 chromosome 1, C_canadensis_v1, whole genome shotgun sequence, a single window of DNA contains:
- the LOC122585648 gene encoding 60S ribosomal protein L10-like — protein sequence MGRRPARCYRQIKNKPYPKSRFCRGVPDPKIRIYDVGMKKKCADELPFCVHLVSWEKENVSSEALEAARIACNKYMAKHAGKDTFNLRVRVHPFHVLRINKMLSCAGADRLQTGMRGAFGKPLGTCARVSIGQVLLSVRCKDSHSHHAQEALRRAKFKFPGRQKIIVSKKWGFTKFSRQDYVRWKAENRIVPDGVNAKLLGRHGPLADRQPGRAFLTSTT from the exons GGCCTGCAAGATGCTATCgccaaataaaaaacaaaccatACCCAAAATCTCGATTCTGTCGTGGTGTCCCTGATCCAAAGATAAGGATCTACGACGTGGGCATGAAAAAGAAGTGTGCTGATGAACTCCCATTTTGTGTTCATTTGGTTAGTTGGGAAAAAGAGAATGTGTCAAGTGAGGCACTAGAAGCTGCACGAATCGCGTGCAACAAGTACATGGCAAAACACGCTGGAAAAGACACGTTCAACTTGAGGGTTCGGGTCCACCCTTTTCATGTGTTGAGAATCAATAAGATGTTGTCGTGTGCTGGGGCTGATCGGCTCCAGACTGGCATGAGAGGTGCCTTTGGGAAACCACTAGGGACGTGTGCTCGTGTTAGCATTGGTCAGGTGCTTCTTTCGGTTAGGTGTAAGGACAGCCACAGCCACCATGCTCAGGAAGCTCTGCGTCGAGCCAAGTTTAAGTTCCCTGGTCGCCAAAAGATTATTGTTAGCAAGAAATG GGGATTTACAAAGTTTAGCCGTCAAGACTATGTGAGGTGGAAGGCGGAGAACCGGATTGTGCCAGATGGTGTCAACGCCAAG CTTCTTGGACGACACGGACCATTGGCAGATCGCCAACCAGGAAGGGCGTTTCTCACATCAACCACTTGA